The following proteins are co-located in the Solanum pennellii chromosome 1, SPENNV200 genome:
- the LOC107031029 gene encoding nuclear transcription factor Y subunit B-4-like codes for MVDEHVKLVPIANVGRIMKQILPPTAKISKEAKETMQECASEFISFVTGEASDKCHKENRRTVNGDDICWALSSLGFDNYAEVMLRYLYKLRDFERVRANQNKLGFNDDDNTDDDDEEEEAPSASTTSLAPLEINIMERVQRRRFN; via the coding sequence ATGGTGGATGAACATGTGAAATTGGTACCAATAGCCAATGTAGGAAGGATTATGAAACAAATCTTGCCACCAACAGCCAAAATATCGAAAGAAGCTAAGGAAACAATGCAAGAATGTGCATCAGAATTTATTAGTTTTGTAACTGGTGAAGCATCTGACAAGTGTCACAAGGAGAATCGTCGAACGGTTAATGGAGATGACATCTGTTGGGCTCTGAGTTCACTTGGTTTTGACAACTATGCTGAGGTTATGTTGAGGTACTTGTATAAGTTGAGAGACTTTGAAAGAGTAAGAGCTAATCAAAACAAATTAGGttttaatgatgatgataatactgatgatgatgatgaagaagaagaagctcCAAGTGCTAGTACTACTTCTCTAGCACCATTGGAGATTAATATAATGGAAAGAGTGCAACGTAGACGCTTCAATTAA
- the LOC107015996 gene encoding uncharacterized protein LOC107015996, translating into MGESIFCFRKCRLGRVMGCIQLVLGSLVILVSLSSLFRFYSAGFFLHDEDICRHFYGVKDVYDSFDVKALSSRVDEVLDKIESLQDKIELIVQDMEKNKNELETGSIPKLEYKKFLEEEVIKPLYSAHIALRQIRMPRVEGIGNVTIKEHPLINNFVIEEIRKYITPKENRHKKVNIFGTQMIYNTIGHACVSMKKELEEYMDYDIGSYCKDDWNIAQKLMINGCDPLPRRRCLTRASKLYQKPYPINESLWRIPDGRNVRWSNYLCRNYECLSSKNPKRGYTKCAGCFEMDKEEIKWVTNSSLPVDFLIKDVLAVKPGEIRIGLDFGIGTGTFAARMRGENVTIISTALNLGAPFSETIALRGLIPLYVTLNQRLPFFDNTMDLIHTAGFMDGWIDLQLLDFILFDWDRVLRPGGLLWIDRFFCNRTDLDDFMYMFLQFRYKKHKWSIAPKAKDEVYLSALLEKPARSL; encoded by the coding sequence ATGGGTGAGTCCATCTTTTGTTTTAGAAAATGTAGATTAGGAAGAGTAATGGGTTGCATTCAGCTTGTGCTAGGTTCACTTGTTATACTCGTGAGCCTTTCGAGTTTGTTTAGGTTTTATTCTGCTGGATTTTTCTTACATGATGAGGATATATGTCGCCATTTTTATGGTGTGAAGGATGTTTATGATAGTTTTGATGTAAAGGCACTGAGTTCTCGCGTTGATGAAGTGCTCGATAAGATAGAGAGTTTGCAAGATAAGATTGAATTGATTGTACAAGATATGGAGAAGAACAAAAATGAGTTAGAAACAGGGAGTATTCCCAAATTGGAATACAAGAAGTTCTTGGAAGAAGAGGTGATTAAGCCTTTATACTCTGCTCATATTGCCCTTAGGCAAATTAGGATGCCTAGAGTTGAAGGAATTGGGAATGTGACTATTAAGGAACACCCCTTGATTAATAACTTTGTGATTGAGGAGATACGAAAGTATATTACCCCGAAGGAGAATAGACATAAGAAGGTTAATATTTTTGGAACGCAGATGATTTATAACACGATAGGGCATGCTTGTGTGTCGATGAAGAAAGAATTGGAGGAATATATGGATTATGATATTGGATCTTATTGTAAAGATGATTGGAACATTGCTCAGAAGCTTATGATTAATGGTTGTGATCCTTTGCCAAGGAGAAGGTGTTTGACAAGGGCCTCTAAGCTCTATCAGAAGCCTTATCCGATTAACGAGTCCTTATGGAGGATCCCAGATGGGAGAAATGTTAGGTGGAGCAATTACCTTTGCAGGAACTACGAGTGTTTATCGAGTAAGAATCCTAAAAGAGGCTACACTAAGTGCGCCGGATGTTTTGAAATGGATAAAGAAGAGATAAAATGGGTAACAAATTCTTCACTTCCTGTGGATTTCTTGATCAAAGATGTATTGGCAGTTAAGCCAGGGGAGATCAGAATCGGTCTGGATTTTGGCATTGGAACGGGGACTTTTGCTGCAAGAATGAGAGGGGAAAATGTGACAATCATTTCGACTGCACTGAATCTTGGAGCTCCATTCAGCGAGACGATAGCACTTAGGGGTTTGATTCCACTATATGTGACACTGAATCAAAGGCTTCCATTCTTCGATAACACTATGGATTTGATCCACACTGCTGGATTTATGGATGGTTGGATCGATTTACAGCTGTTGGACTTTATCCTATTTGACTGGGATCGTGTTTTGAGACCAGGAGGCTTGTTGTGGATTGATCGATTCTTTTGTAATAGGACGGATCTGGATGACTTTATGTACATGTTTCTGCAGTTCAGGTACAAAAAGCACAAGTGGTCTATTGCTCCCAAGGCCAAGGATGAAGTTTATCTTTCTGCATTATTAGAAAAGCCTGCTCGATCTTTATGA